The Treponema phagedenis DNA segment ATATAAGAAAATTGTCCAGATCGGACGGTAGGGATTTGATAAAAAAAATTAAATTTTCATAATCTTGTTGCTTGTTGCTTGTTGCTTGTTGCTTGTTGCTTGTTGCTTGTTGCTTGTTGCTTGTTGCTTGTTGCTTGTTGCTTGTTGCTTGTTGCTGCAAATATTCCAGTCATTGCAATATTGTGCCATTGATCGGGAAAAGTGTCAAGACCATTGCCCGTGCTTGTTCAATGACCAGTGAAAATTTCGCCCCACCGTTTTGCCGTTTCTTCCAAAAGTATCTTTTTTGTTCTCATATCCAATCCCATAGTTTAGCCTCGCAAGGCTTATTATATTTGGGTTAGATTTTTATGTGATGAACCGTTTTTATTTCGGTTAGATTTAACGTGAGGCAATGCGAGGGCTGACAAATAAGAAAAAGCATGGTACAATTTTACCGTAGGATAATTTAATATCCGCAAGTTTATTCATATGAGGAGGATAAGTTTATGAAAAAAAATTTAGCATTACTTTTTGGGGCTTTGATTTGTTTTAGTATATTTTCGTGTGCTGGCGGGATAGTGAATGTACCTTTCGTTATAAGTGTTTACATCGAAAAAGAGGATGGTACTAGATTTACAGAAAATGAAGTTAGTTTACTCAAATTGAATTCAAATGGCCGTATATATACCGATAAGTGTGATGAAAATGGTATGCCGATATACAAAGATGGTGGTTTTCGAATACAATATGAGTTAGGCTATGCTCGTTCTATGCGGAAGATAAAGGAAATAGAAAATTCCTGGAAAAAAAAGATGAATGAGTTTTGGTTTATGATTGATGGTACATCGATTGGTTATGAAGTGTTTACGATGAAACCTTTAGGGGAAAACTATGTCATATCATCAGAACCGAAAGAATCAAAAATAACGTATATCATAAAGCTAAAAAAGAAGTTGTAGTGTAGGTTTGAAGTTACCAAGTCTAACTAAATGTTAGGCTTGGTAATGGTTTTATGTATGAAAAGATAAAATGTAAAAATAGTGGTTATGTAAAAATATTAAATTAGACGCTAAAAATAGGACGTTTTTTGTCCCTAATCTGAGGGACAAAAAACTCCGCGTTATCTCTAAAAACTTTTAAAATTTTTAGTTTTTAGAGATAACCTAATATATTCACCTGAAGTACTTGTTCCACAATGTGCTCTCAGTGTCAAGCTCCAAAAATCCTGGTTTTCGTTCATCCCAGTCGAAAAAAGTGCGTATCGGGATAAGCTGATTGAGGTTTTTTGCCGGTCGTGTCGTCGAGATGCCTTTAACAGAGCATTTTGCAATTTTTTAAAGGCTACCTCAATGCTACTACTATGACAGGAGAACAGAGCATAGGTCATATTTCGCAAATCAATTCCATAAAATACGCTAATGGTATTCTCACAATTAACTTTTAAGACACATATATAAATAACACTTAAAACAATTGAGCTTACAAATAAGCGAAGCGAAGTATAAGTACGCTAATGCATTTTCTTAAAAAGTGATAAGCCTCAAGTCTGTATTTTCAAATACGAAGTACGTATTTTCAATGTGAGCTTCGGTTTGACACAACTAGGCGCACGAATGTGCGACCGAAAACTATGGTTTATTTTTTTGGGTAATAAACTTCAAAAAACTAATTATACTTTTTTTTAATCAACACTTGACTAAAATAAAAAAAATGTATATAATAGTCGGCAAAATATCATAAAAAAAGGACTTGACGAAGATGGAAAAAATTAGTATTATCCCCCCCCCCCCCCCCCCCCCCCGAAAAAGTGAGGTTACAATGATGAGGCGAAAAAAGAAAATTTCGTCCATTCGCGTCCGCATCTTTCTTTTTATTGGGGCTTTGATACTTTTGAGCATTATGTTTCTAGCTACAATCGTAGATCGAACAACCAAAAGAATGATAACTGATGACCTCAAAAGAAGTCTCACTGATGCGACCGCCAATGCTGCAAAGCTTTTTGATTCCCATATGCGTGAATGGTGGGAATATGCTAGTGGGCTTGCACTTTCGGATACATTGCAAGACCCTGATATAAGTTACTTGAAAAAAGCTCAGAGACTTGAAGGTTTCACAAAGGCACAAGGTGAAAATATCAAACATTGGATAGTTGACGCACAAGGTCGTCTGTACCTTGCAAATGGCGATGTAGTTGATGTGTCAAAACAAGATTGGTTTATTGAATCTAAAGGTGGAAGGAACACATATTTTTCCACTCCATTCATTTCCAAAGTCAATAATGAATTGATTTCCGTTATCTGTGTTCCTGTTTTTGATATTAATGGTAATTTTTTTGGAGCGTTTCAGCTAGAAATAGATGGTCGGTTTTTGAGTATGGATAGTTTGCCCGACTTTAACCTTGAAGGAAAAACAAGCGAAATCTTTATTTTAGACAAAAATGGTACGCATATTGCAAATAACGATTTGACTTTTGTAACAAAACGAGTTAACAGAATCGAGGAAGCAAAAAGCGATCCAAGCTTGAAAAGCCTTGCTACCGCTATGAGTAAAGCTATTTCAGAAGAATCGGGTTTGATAAACTTTAAGTACAATGGAATTGACCGAGTTGGTGGATTTGCAAAAATGAAGCAAACAGGTTGGACGGTTGTTATTACGCAAGATGTAAAGGAACTTCAAGCACCTTTGTATAGTTTGCGAATAAAACTATTATTTATTGATATTGCGGTTCTGATTGCTGCTTTTTGTGTAATCTTTTTTATTGCACAGTCAATTACAAAACCGCTTAACCGAACAGTCGACGCTTTGAAGAATATTGCCGAAGGCGAAGGTGATTTGACGGTTCGTTTACCTGTGCAAGGAAATGACGAGCTGACACAAATGGCGGCTTATTTTAATAAGACAATGGAAAAAATCAGAGCTATGACCAAAAAGGTTGGTGTCAATGCCGTTGCGATGCATGAG contains these protein-coding regions:
- a CDS encoding methyl-accepting chemotaxis protein; amino-acid sequence: MEKISIIPPPPPPPRKSEVTMMRRKKKISSIRVRIFLFIGALILLSIMFLATIVDRTTKRMITDDLKRSLTDATANAAKLFDSHMREWWEYASGLALSDTLQDPDISYLKKAQRLEGFTKAQGENIKHWIVDAQGRLYLANGDVVDVSKQDWFIESKGGRNTYFSTPFISKVNNELISVICVPVFDINGNFFGAFQLEIDGRFLSMDSLPDFNLEGKTSEIFILDKNGTHIANNDLTFVTKRVNRIEEAKSDPSLKSLATAMSKAISEESGLINFKYNGIDRVGGFAKMKQTGWTVVITQDVKELQAPLYSLRIKLLFIDIAVLIAAFCVIFFIAQSITKPLNRTVDALKNIAEGEGDLTVRLPVQGNDELTQMAAYFNKTMEKIRAMTKKVGVNAVAMHELGTNLSSNMTETASAVNQISSNIEGVKQQVINQSASVTETSATMEEIIRTIEQLNASIESQATSVTQSSASIEEMVANIASITESLNENNQAMGDLAEQIMAGRNGAVDANNFVKQMSERSDALGEAANVIQNIASQTNLLAMNAAIEAAHAGDSGKGFAVVADEIRKLAEESNNQGKQIGAMIKETIAIIVEMTKAGKATEEIFNRVYQVSSKIAEREEVVAAAMQEQDRGNKEVLQTIKTISEVTSEVKGGSTEMLSGGRTIAKEMQKLDELTRMITDSMNEMASGVVQINNAVQEVQEMAHQNKNAIDSLNNEVGKFKV